A stretch of the Streptomyces sp. NBC_00654 genome encodes the following:
- a CDS encoding SMI1/KNR4 family protein, with protein sequence MGYFEGFDGTGFWEDSAYALDNYVEDPPSPEQIVSLEKEIGGYRLPASYVALMRAHNGGIPARDCFPMTEPTSWAEDHIAINGIMGIGRTKPNSLGGEFGSRFWIDMWEYPDIGVYFADTPSAGHDMLALDYRACGKDGEPSVVHVDQEDDFAVTPVAETFEAFVEGLVEASVHDTSEEDRLAALATVREGSFSPVLLRAFREAEDVLPDADGLLRRLAEAIVREKGFFSLHADARSTLMYDCLFWLFTRGNRVDSFARYLRAPDTQERSYASPDYELMIVFCLVSDPFGFRTGGYAPGFLEDWWSSRVTRGAIVETSEGHRMTEAAVAVMIEELTAAAGEP encoded by the coding sequence GTGGGGTACTTCGAGGGCTTCGACGGCACCGGCTTCTGGGAGGACTCGGCGTACGCGCTGGACAACTACGTCGAGGACCCGCCGTCGCCGGAACAGATCGTCTCCCTGGAGAAGGAGATCGGCGGCTACCGTCTGCCCGCCTCCTATGTCGCCCTGATGCGCGCGCACAACGGCGGTATCCCGGCCCGCGACTGCTTTCCCATGACCGAGCCGACATCCTGGGCCGAGGACCACATCGCCATCAACGGGATCATGGGCATCGGACGCACGAAGCCGAACTCGCTCGGCGGCGAGTTCGGCAGCCGTTTCTGGATCGACATGTGGGAGTACCCCGACATCGGCGTCTACTTCGCCGACACACCCTCGGCCGGCCACGACATGCTCGCCCTCGACTACCGCGCCTGCGGCAAGGACGGCGAGCCGTCGGTGGTGCACGTCGACCAGGAGGACGACTTCGCCGTCACCCCGGTGGCGGAGACCTTCGAGGCGTTCGTCGAGGGTCTGGTCGAGGCGTCGGTCCACGACACCTCGGAGGAGGACCGGCTCGCCGCCCTCGCCACGGTGCGCGAGGGCAGCTTCTCACCCGTTCTGCTGCGCGCCTTCCGGGAGGCCGAGGACGTTCTGCCGGACGCGGACGGGCTCCTGAGGCGGCTCGCCGAGGCCATCGTGCGGGAGAAGGGGTTCTTCTCCCTGCACGCCGACGCGCGTTCGACGCTGATGTACGACTGCCTGTTCTGGCTGTTCACCCGCGGCAACCGGGTCGACTCCTTCGCGCGATACCTCAGGGCGCCGGACACGCAGGAGCGCTCCTACGCGAGCCCGGACTACGAGCTCATGATCGTCTTCTGTCTTGTGTCCGACCCCTTCGGCTTCCGCACCGGCGGGTACGCCCCCGGCTTCCTGGAGGACTGGTGGAGTTCCCGTGTCACCCGGGGCGCCATCGTGGAGACGTCAGAAGGGCATCGGATGACCGAGGCCGCCGTCGCCGTGATGATCGAGGAGCTCACCGCCGCGGCCGGTGAGCCGTAG
- a CDS encoding diiron oxygenase produces the protein MAGSTVRPVTQNDAQDDGVSRRLLDSAAVLAYDPATEVDWDTPLDLDCHGASPEWSTLYGTTYWAELTEAQRKALTRQEAASVASTGIWFEMILQQMVLRDVYTKDPAGDEVQWALTEIADECRHSIMFARGAQKLGAPSYRPSRPVMELGRAFKTLAFGEAAYAAILVAEEVLDVMQRDWMRDERVVPFVRTINNIHVVEESRHMKFAREQTRKRLRGAGRVRRQINAFVVAVASYYIVTSMVNRKVYENAGLDEKRALAEAKANEHHKSMMRSSCSGLMEFLASAGLLTGPALAFYKRAHLI, from the coding sequence ATGGCAGGCAGCACTGTTCGGCCGGTCACACAGAACGACGCCCAAGACGACGGTGTGTCCCGCAGGTTGCTCGACTCGGCAGCCGTGCTGGCGTACGACCCGGCCACCGAGGTCGACTGGGACACTCCGCTGGACCTGGACTGCCACGGGGCGAGCCCGGAATGGAGCACGCTCTACGGCACCACCTACTGGGCGGAGCTGACCGAGGCCCAGCGCAAGGCACTGACCAGGCAGGAAGCCGCGTCGGTGGCCAGTACGGGCATCTGGTTCGAGATGATCCTGCAGCAGATGGTGCTGCGCGACGTGTATACGAAGGACCCCGCCGGAGACGAGGTCCAGTGGGCGCTCACCGAGATCGCGGACGAATGCCGGCACTCGATCATGTTCGCCAGGGGCGCCCAGAAGCTCGGAGCCCCCTCCTACCGGCCGTCCCGGCCGGTGATGGAACTCGGCAGGGCCTTCAAGACACTGGCGTTCGGCGAGGCGGCGTACGCCGCGATCCTCGTGGCCGAAGAGGTTCTCGACGTCATGCAGCGTGACTGGATGCGCGACGAACGGGTGGTGCCGTTCGTCCGCACGATCAACAACATCCATGTGGTCGAGGAATCGCGGCACATGAAGTTCGCCCGCGAGCAGACACGTAAACGGCTCAGGGGCGCGGGACGGGTGCGCCGCCAGATCAATGCCTTCGTGGTGGCCGTCGCGTCGTACTACATCGTCACCAGCATGGTGAACCGAAAGGTCTACGAGAACGCGGGACTCGACGAGAAGCGCGCCCTGGCCGAGGCGAAGGCCAACGAGCACCACAAGTCCATGATGAGGTCGAGCTGTTCGGGCCTGATGGAGTTCCTGGCCTCGGCCGGCCTGCTCACCGGGCCCGCCCTCGCCTTCTACAAGCGCGCCCACCTGATCTGA
- a CDS encoding alpha/beta hydrolase fold domain-containing protein, whose product MALLARDRGNPPLAFQMLPYPMLDDRNTTPSSHEITGIGIWDRAANLQGWQSLLGERAGIDEVDAYAAPARAEDLSGLPPTYLDVGELDLFRDENIAFANRLMQAGVPVELHVYPGGIHAGELLAPDAELSARIVGYRTDALTRALNTPPGTGR is encoded by the coding sequence GTGGCCCTGCTGGCGCGTGACCGCGGCAATCCGCCGCTCGCGTTCCAGATGCTTCCGTACCCGATGCTCGACGACCGCAACACCACCCCGTCCAGCCATGAGATCACCGGCATCGGCATATGGGACCGCGCGGCCAACCTCCAGGGGTGGCAGTCCCTGCTGGGCGAACGGGCCGGCATCGACGAGGTCGACGCGTACGCCGCGCCCGCCCGTGCCGAGGATCTGAGCGGCCTTCCGCCGACCTATCTCGACGTGGGCGAACTCGACCTGTTCCGCGACGAGAACATCGCCTTCGCCAACCGGCTCATGCAGGCAGGCGTCCCGGTCGAACTCCACGTCTACCCCGGCGGCATCCACGCCGGCGAACTGCTCGCCCCCGACGCCGAACTCAGTGCGCGCATCGTCGGCTACCGCACGGATGCCCTGACCCGCGCCCTGAACACCCCGCCCGGCACAGGCCGGTAG